A single Pseudomonas brassicacearum DNA region contains:
- the ccoO gene encoding cytochrome-c oxidase, cbb3-type subunit II translates to MKHEAVEKNIGLLAFFMVIAVSIGGLTQIVPLFFQDVTNKPVEGMKPRTALELEGRDIYIANGCVGCHSQMIRPFRAETERYGHYSVAGESVWDHPFLWGSKRTGPDLARVGGRYSDDWHRAHLYNPRNVVPESKMPAYPFLVENKLDGKDTAKKMEVLRTLGVPYTDEDIAGAKDAVKGKTEMDALVAYLQGLGTIIKSKR, encoded by the coding sequence ATGAAGCACGAAGCCGTAGAGAAGAATATCGGCCTGCTGGCCTTCTTCATGGTCATCGCCGTGAGCATCGGCGGCCTGACCCAGATCGTTCCGCTGTTTTTCCAGGACGTGACCAACAAGCCGGTCGAAGGCATGAAGCCACGTACCGCCCTTGAACTGGAAGGTCGCGACATCTACATCGCCAACGGTTGTGTCGGCTGCCACTCGCAGATGATCCGTCCGTTCCGCGCCGAGACCGAGCGCTACGGCCACTATTCGGTGGCCGGTGAAAGCGTCTGGGACCACCCGTTCCTGTGGGGTTCCAAGCGTACCGGTCCGGACCTGGCCCGTGTTGGCGGCCGCTACTCCGACGACTGGCATCGTGCGCACTTGTACAACCCGCGCAACGTGGTGCCTGAGTCGAAAATGCCGGCCTACCCGTTCCTCGTAGAAAACAAGCTCGACGGCAAAGACACCGCCAAGAAAATGGAAGTCCTGCGCACCCTGGGCGTGCCTTACACCGACGAAGACATCGCCGGTGCCAAGGATGCCGTCAAGGGCAAGACTGAAATGGACGCGCTGGTGGCCTATCTGCAAGGCCTGGGCACCATCATCAAAAGCAAACGGTGA
- a CDS encoding type II toxin-antitoxin system Phd/YefM family antitoxin, with protein sequence MSITTISSREFNHDTSGAKKATREGPVIITDRGKPAHVLLSIEEYQKLTGIGTSIVELLVMPDAPDIDFDTERAVIAPRSVDLS encoded by the coding sequence ATGTCCATCACCACCATCTCCAGCCGCGAATTCAACCACGACACAAGTGGTGCCAAAAAAGCCACCCGTGAAGGGCCGGTGATTATCACCGACCGTGGCAAGCCGGCCCATGTGCTGCTAAGCATTGAGGAGTACCAGAAACTGACCGGCATCGGCACCAGCATTGTCGAGTTGCTGGTCATGCCCGATGCGCCGGACATCGACTTCGATACCGAGCGTGCCGTCATCGCCCCCCGCTCGGTGGACCTGTCCTGA
- the ccoP gene encoding cytochrome-c oxidase, cbb3-type subunit III, translating to MTTFWSTWICVLTIGSLIGLTWLLIGTRKGETKGSVDQTMGHSFDGIEEYDNPLPQWWFLLFAGTLVFSVGYLVLYPGLGNWKGILPGYENGWTGAHEWEKEMAKADAKFGPIFAKFAAMPVEEVAKDPQALKMGGRLFASNCSVCHGSDAKGAFGFPNLADSNWRWGGAADTIKTTIMGGRMAAMPAWGEVLGEAGVKNVAAYVRHDLAGLPLPADSGADLQAGQQAFNTTCVACHGANGQGTEAMGAPNLTHPAGFIYGTSLAQLQQTIRHGRQGHMPAQNELLGNDKVQLLAAYVYSLSHGTGTERLQAESKSE from the coding sequence ATGACCACCTTCTGGAGTACGTGGATCTGCGTACTGACCATCGGCAGCCTCATCGGCCTGACGTGGCTGCTGATCGGCACCCGCAAGGGCGAGACCAAGGGCAGCGTCGACCAGACCATGGGCCACAGCTTCGACGGCATCGAGGAGTACGACAACCCGCTGCCGCAGTGGTGGTTCCTGTTGTTCGCCGGCACCCTGGTGTTTTCCGTCGGCTACCTGGTCCTCTATCCAGGCCTGGGCAACTGGAAAGGCATCCTGCCGGGCTACGAGAACGGCTGGACCGGCGCCCATGAATGGGAAAAGGAAATGGCCAAGGCCGACGCCAAGTTCGGGCCGATCTTCGCCAAATTCGCCGCCATGCCCGTGGAAGAAGTGGCCAAGGACCCACAGGCCTTGAAGATGGGTGGCCGCCTGTTCGCCTCCAACTGCTCGGTCTGCCACGGCTCGGACGCCAAGGGTGCCTTCGGCTTCCCGAACCTGGCCGACAGCAACTGGCGCTGGGGCGGCGCTGCCGACACCATCAAGACCACCATCATGGGCGGCCGCATGGCGGCGATGCCGGCCTGGGGCGAGGTCCTGGGAGAGGCCGGGGTCAAGAACGTGGCCGCGTACGTACGCCACGACTTGGCCGGCCTGCCTCTGCCGGCGGACAGCGGTGCCGACCTGCAAGCCGGCCAGCAGGCCTTCAACACCACCTGCGTCGCCTGCCACGGCGCCAACGGCCAAGGGACCGAAGCCATGGGCGCGCCGAACCTGACGCACCCAGCCGGTTTCATCTACGGCACCAGCCTGGCACAGTTGCAACAGACCATTCGCCATGGTCGCCAGGGCCACATGCCGGCGCAGAATGAGTTGCTGGGCAATGACAAAGTGCAATTGCTCGCCGCTTACGTCTACAGCCTGTCTCACGGCACCGGCACCGAGCGTCTGCAAGCTGAAAGCAAAAGCGAATAA
- a CDS encoding FixH family protein codes for MPAATATSPWYKHLWPWIIIAILTCSVTLSLTMVTIAVKNPDNLVNDNYYEAGKGINRSLERELLAQTLQLRANVQLDELTGEVNLRLNGNSRPQTLELNLISPTQPEKDRKIVLTRNDSEPGRYVGQLTDKVEGRRFVELLGVENDKTWRLFEEEQINHNQDILLGDEPLQGAEDLGK; via the coding sequence ATGCCTGCAGCAACCGCCACCAGCCCTTGGTACAAGCACCTCTGGCCGTGGATCATCATCGCGATCCTGACTTGTTCGGTGACACTGAGCCTGACGATGGTAACCATTGCAGTGAAGAACCCGGACAACCTGGTCAACGACAACTATTACGAAGCCGGCAAGGGCATCAATCGTTCGCTGGAGCGTGAATTGCTGGCCCAGACCCTGCAACTGCGCGCCAACGTGCAACTGGACGAGCTCACCGGTGAAGTGAACCTGCGCCTGAACGGCAACAGCCGTCCCCAGACCCTGGAACTGAACCTCATCTCGCCGACCCAGCCGGAGAAGGACCGCAAGATCGTCCTGACCCGCAACGACAGCGAACCGGGGCGCTACGTCGGCCAGTTGACGGACAAAGTCGAGGGCCGGCGCTTTGTCGAATTGCTCGGGGTGGAGAACGACAAGACCTGGCGCCTGTTCGAAGAAGAGCAGATCAACCACAACCAGGACATCCTGCTCGGCGATGAACCGCTGCAAGGCGCTGAAGACCTGGGAAAATAA
- a CDS encoding type II toxin-antitoxin system VapC family toxin, producing MFLLDTNVISELRKPQADKNVQAWARSVPAPSLYLSAITVLELETGVLRFERKDPAQGSRLRAWLDSHVMPAFAGRILAVDRAVALRCARLHVPDRSNECDALIAATALVHGLTVVTRNVSDFQSSGVAVLNPWVG from the coding sequence ATGTTTTTACTCGATACCAATGTCATCTCGGAACTGCGCAAACCCCAGGCAGACAAAAACGTCCAAGCCTGGGCACGTAGCGTTCCTGCTCCCAGCCTGTATCTCTCGGCGATCACCGTACTGGAACTGGAAACTGGTGTGTTGCGCTTCGAACGCAAGGACCCGGCGCAAGGCAGTCGCCTGCGGGCATGGCTGGATAGTCACGTGATGCCAGCCTTTGCCGGCAGGATCCTGGCCGTGGACCGTGCCGTCGCACTGCGTTGCGCTCGCCTGCATGTGCCTGACCGCAGCAATGAATGCGATGCGTTGATCGCCGCTACCGCCCTGGTCCATGGATTGACCGTGGTGACCCGCAACGTGAGTGATTTTCAAAGCAGCGGCGTGGCGGTGCTCAACCCGTGGGTTGGCTGA
- the ccoN gene encoding cytochrome-c oxidase, cbb3-type subunit I: MSTAISPTAYNYKVVRQFAIMTVVWGILGMGLGVFIASQLVWPELNFDLPWTTFGRLRPLHTNLVIFAFGGCALFATSYYVVQRTCQTRLISDSLAAFTFWGWQAVIVGAIVTLPLGYTTTKEYAELEWPLAILLAIVWVTYALVFFGTIVKRKTKHIYVGNWFYGAFILVTAMLHIVNHASLPVSFFKSYSAYSGATDAMIQWWYGHNAVGFFLTTGFLGMMYYFVPKQAERPIYSYRLSIVHFWALITLYIWAGPHHLHYTALPDWAQSLGMAMSIILLAPSWGGMINGMMTLSGAWHKLRTDPILRFLVVSLAFYGMSTFEGPMMAIKTVNSLSHYTDWTIGHVHAGALGWVAMISIGAIYHMIPKLFGRAQMHSTGLINAHFWLATIGTVLYIASMWVNGITQGLMWRAINDDGTLTYSFVEALQASHPGYIVRALGGAFFASGMLLMAYNVYRTVRASDPAEAEAAAKIAVVGAH; the protein is encoded by the coding sequence ATGAGCACAGCAATCAGTCCGACTGCTTATAACTATAAGGTAGTCCGCCAGTTCGCCATCATGACGGTGGTCTGGGGGATCCTTGGCATGGGGCTCGGTGTCTTCATCGCCTCGCAACTGGTCTGGCCGGAGTTGAACTTCGATCTGCCATGGACGACATTTGGACGCCTGCGCCCGCTGCACACCAACCTGGTGATCTTCGCCTTCGGTGGTTGTGCATTGTTTGCCACTTCTTACTACGTCGTGCAGCGAACCTGCCAAACGCGACTGATTTCCGACAGCCTCGCGGCCTTCACCTTCTGGGGTTGGCAAGCCGTGATCGTCGGCGCGATCGTAACCTTGCCACTGGGTTACACCACCACCAAGGAATACGCAGAGCTGGAATGGCCCCTGGCTATCCTGCTGGCCATCGTCTGGGTGACCTATGCGCTGGTGTTCTTCGGCACCATCGTCAAGCGCAAGACCAAGCACATCTACGTCGGTAACTGGTTCTACGGTGCCTTCATCCTCGTGACGGCCATGCTGCACATCGTCAACCACGCCTCCCTGCCGGTCAGCTTCTTCAAGTCGTACTCGGCCTATTCGGGCGCGACCGATGCGATGATCCAGTGGTGGTACGGCCACAACGCCGTGGGCTTCTTCCTGACCACAGGCTTTCTGGGGATGATGTACTACTTCGTGCCGAAGCAGGCCGAGCGTCCTATCTATTCCTATCGCCTGTCCATCGTGCACTTCTGGGCGCTGATCACCCTGTACATCTGGGCAGGTCCCCACCACCTGCACTACACCGCACTGCCAGACTGGGCGCAGTCCCTGGGCATGGCGATGTCGATCATCCTGCTGGCGCCAAGCTGGGGCGGCATGATCAACGGCATGATGACCCTGTCGGGCGCCTGGCATAAGCTGCGCACCGACCCGATCCTGCGGTTCCTGGTGGTGTCGTTGGCGTTCTACGGCATGTCGACCTTCGAAGGCCCGATGATGGCCATCAAGACCGTCAACTCCCTGAGCCACTACACCGACTGGACCATCGGCCACGTACACGCTGGTGCGCTCGGCTGGGTTGCGATGATTTCCATCGGCGCCATCTACCACATGATCCCGAAACTGTTCGGTCGTGCGCAGATGCACAGCACCGGCCTGATCAACGCGCACTTCTGGCTCGCGACCATCGGCACCGTGCTCTACATCGCCTCGATGTGGGTCAACGGCATCACCCAAGGCCTGATGTGGCGTGCAATCAACGACGACGGCACCCTGACCTACTCGTTCGTCGAAGCCCTGCAAGCCAGCCACCCGGGCTATATCGTCCGAGCCCTGGGCGGCGCGTTCTTCGCCAGCGGCATGCTGTTGATGGCCTACAACGTGTACCGCACCGTTCGTGCCTCTGACCCGGCTGAAGCTGAAGCCGCCGCCAAGATCGCCGTAGTTGGAGCTCACTGA
- the ccoG gene encoding cytochrome c oxidase accessory protein CcoG → MSNQIPVHDVTPPAKDANKSVDLYASREKIYTRAFTGLFRNLRMVGGALLFLLYFGTVWLNWGGHQAVWWNLPERKFFIFGATFWPQDFILLSGMLIVAAFGLFFITVYAGRVWCGYTCPQSVWTWIFMWCEKVTEGDRNQRIKLDKAPMSAHKFLRKFAKHSLWLLIGFVTGMTFVGYFTPIRELVFEFFTGQADGWSYFWVGFFTLATYGNAGWLREQVCIYMCPYARFQSVMFDKDTLIVSYDPRRGESRGPRKKGVDYKALGLGDCIDCTMCVQVCPTGIDIRDGLQIECIGCAACIDACDNIMDKMDYPRGLISYTTEHNLSGQKTHKLRPRLIGYALVLLTMISLLAAAFFMRSLVGFDVSKDRVLYRENAEGRIENVYSLKIMNKDQRDHTYVLEATGLPDLKLQGRREIKVAAGEIYSQPVELSSAPEQLPSSTNEVTFILKDADDESVHVEAKSRFIGPQTR, encoded by the coding sequence ATGAGCAACCAGATTCCGGTACATGACGTCACCCCGCCTGCCAAGGACGCGAACAAAAGCGTCGACCTGTATGCCTCTCGGGAAAAAATCTACACCCGAGCCTTCACTGGCCTGTTCCGCAACCTGCGCATGGTTGGCGGCGCACTATTGTTCCTGCTGTATTTCGGTACGGTCTGGCTGAACTGGGGTGGCCATCAGGCCGTCTGGTGGAACTTGCCGGAACGCAAATTCTTTATTTTCGGCGCCACCTTCTGGCCCCAGGATTTCATCCTGCTCTCCGGGATGTTGATCGTTGCCGCCTTTGGCCTGTTTTTCATCACGGTCTATGCCGGACGCGTATGGTGCGGCTACACATGCCCGCAGAGCGTGTGGACCTGGATCTTCATGTGGTGCGAAAAAGTCACCGAAGGCGATCGCAACCAGCGCATCAAGCTCGACAAGGCGCCCATGAGCGCCCACAAGTTCCTGCGCAAGTTCGCCAAGCACAGCCTATGGCTGCTGATCGGCTTCGTCACCGGCATGACGTTCGTCGGTTACTTCACGCCAATCCGCGAACTGGTGTTCGAGTTCTTTACCGGCCAGGCCGATGGCTGGTCGTATTTCTGGGTGGGTTTCTTCACCCTCGCCACCTACGGCAATGCCGGCTGGCTGCGTGAGCAAGTGTGCATCTACATGTGTCCTTACGCGCGCTTCCAGAGCGTGATGTTCGACAAAGACACCTTGATCGTTTCCTACGACCCGCGTCGTGGCGAAAGCCGTGGCCCGCGCAAGAAGGGTGTTGACTACAAGGCCCTGGGTCTCGGGGACTGCATCGATTGCACCATGTGCGTCCAGGTCTGCCCTACCGGCATCGACATCCGCGACGGCCTGCAGATCGAGTGCATCGGCTGCGCGGCCTGCATCGACGCCTGCGACAACATCATGGACAAAATGGATTATCCACGCGGCCTGATCAGCTACACCACCGAACACAACCTTTCCGGGCAGAAAACCCATAAACTGCGCCCGCGCCTGATCGGTTATGCCTTGGTACTGCTGACCATGATCAGCCTGTTGGCAGCAGCGTTCTTCATGCGCTCGCTGGTGGGTTTCGACGTCAGCAAGGACCGCGTGCTGTACCGCGAAAACGCCGAAGGCCGGATCGAGAACGTCTACAGCCTGAAGATCATGAACAAAGACCAACGCGACCATACGTACGTCCTGGAAGCCACTGGCCTGCCCGACCTCAAGCTGCAAGGCCGCCGGGAAATCAAAGTCGCGGCCGGCGAGATCTACAGCCAGCCAGTCGAGCTGTCCAGCGCACCAGAACAACTGCCATCGAGCACCAACGAGGTGACCTTCATCCTCAAGGACGCCGATGACGAAAGCGTACATGTCGAAGCCAAGAGCCGGTTCATCGGCCCACAAACTCGTTGA
- a CDS encoding heavy metal translocating P-type ATPase gives MTTPQPCYHCALPVPPGSRFTAVVLGETRELCCPGCQAVAEAIVAGGLESYYQHRSEASANPDTLPVQLTDELALYDRPDVQQSFVRHEGELAETTLLMEGISCAACGWLIEKQLRSLPAVAEARLNLSNHRLHVRWADAQLPLSTLLAELRQIGYVAHPYQADQACEQLAAQNRLALRQLGVAGLLWFQAMMATMATWPEFNIDLSPEMHTILRWVALFLTTPIVFYSCAPFFKGAMRDLRTRHLTMDVSVSLAIGGAYVAGIWTSITGVGELYFDAVGMFALFLLAGRYLERRARERTAAATAHLVNLLPASCLRLEDNGQSERILLSELRTGDRVLVHPGAVLPADGRILDGQSSIDESLLTGEYLPQPRQVGDAVTAGTLNVEGALTVQVLALGQDTRLSAIVRLLERAQAEKPRLAEIADRAAQWFLLFSLLAAAVIGLVWWQLDASRAFWIVLAMLVATCPCALSLATPTALTAATGTLHKLGLLLTRGHVLEGLNQIDTVIFDKTGTLTEGRLALRAIRPLAALDSDQCLGLAAALENRSEHPIARAFGRAPLAAEQVQSTPGLGLEGLVAEQRLRIGQPGFVCELSGAAVPKMPDEPGQWLLLGNEIGPLAWFVLDDRLRVDAPALLAACKARGWRTLLLSGDSSPMVASVAAELGIDEARGGLRPDDKLAVLQQLHQQGRKVLMLGDGVNDVPVLAAADISVAMGSATDLAKTSADAVLLSNRLDALIHAFSLARRTRRVIIENLVWAGLYNGLMLPFAALGWITPVWAAVGMSISSLTVVLNALRLTRQPKTPVFDATPDTRPLPV, from the coding sequence ATGACCACTCCACAGCCCTGCTACCATTGCGCCCTGCCCGTCCCCCCGGGCAGTCGCTTCACCGCCGTTGTCCTCGGTGAAACCCGCGAGCTGTGCTGCCCGGGCTGCCAGGCTGTGGCCGAGGCCATTGTCGCCGGTGGCCTGGAAAGTTATTACCAGCATCGCAGCGAAGCGTCGGCCAACCCTGACACCCTGCCCGTCCAGTTGACCGATGAACTGGCGCTGTACGATCGCCCTGACGTGCAGCAATCATTCGTGCGCCATGAAGGCGAACTGGCCGAAACCACCCTGTTGATGGAAGGCATCAGTTGTGCTGCCTGCGGCTGGTTGATTGAAAAACAATTGCGCAGCCTGCCGGCCGTGGCCGAGGCGCGGTTGAACCTGTCCAATCATCGCCTGCATGTACGCTGGGCCGACGCTCAACTGCCGCTGAGCACGCTGCTCGCCGAATTGCGCCAGATCGGCTACGTAGCGCACCCGTACCAGGCCGACCAGGCCTGTGAACAACTCGCCGCACAAAACCGCCTGGCCCTGCGCCAACTGGGTGTAGCCGGCCTGCTGTGGTTCCAGGCGATGATGGCGACCATGGCCACCTGGCCGGAATTCAACATCGACCTGAGCCCGGAGATGCACACCATCCTGCGCTGGGTTGCCCTGTTCCTTACCACACCCATCGTGTTCTATAGCTGCGCGCCATTCTTCAAGGGCGCCATGCGCGACCTGCGCACCCGCCACCTGACCATGGACGTTTCGGTGTCCCTGGCCATCGGCGGCGCTTACGTTGCCGGAATCTGGACGTCGATTACCGGTGTCGGCGAGTTGTACTTCGATGCCGTGGGCATGTTCGCCCTGTTCCTGCTGGCCGGCCGTTACCTGGAACGCCGGGCCCGGGAGCGCACGGCGGCCGCCACCGCCCATCTGGTCAATCTGTTACCGGCCTCGTGCCTGCGCCTGGAGGATAACGGCCAGAGTGAACGCATCCTGCTCAGCGAATTGCGCACCGGTGACCGGGTGCTGGTGCATCCCGGGGCGGTCCTGCCGGCTGATGGCAGGATCCTCGATGGCCAGTCCAGCATCGACGAATCGCTGCTGACCGGCGAATACCTGCCACAACCTCGCCAGGTGGGCGACGCGGTCACCGCCGGCACGCTGAACGTCGAAGGAGCCTTGACGGTCCAGGTGCTGGCCCTTGGGCAAGACACCCGGTTGTCGGCCATCGTGCGGCTGCTGGAACGGGCCCAGGCCGAGAAGCCGCGACTGGCGGAAATCGCCGACCGCGCCGCCCAATGGTTCTTGCTGTTCTCCTTGCTCGCCGCTGCCGTCATCGGGCTGGTGTGGTGGCAACTGGACGCTTCGCGCGCGTTCTGGATCGTCCTGGCGATGCTGGTCGCCACCTGCCCTTGCGCGTTGTCCCTCGCCACGCCGACCGCCCTCACCGCGGCCACCGGCACCCTGCACAAGCTTGGCCTGCTGCTGACACGCGGCCATGTGCTGGAAGGCCTGAACCAGATCGACACGGTGATTTTCGACAAGACCGGCACCCTCACCGAAGGCCGCCTGGCGTTGCGTGCCATTCGGCCATTGGCGGCCCTCGACAGCGATCAATGCCTGGGCTTGGCCGCTGCCCTGGAAAACCGCTCCGAACACCCCATCGCCCGCGCCTTCGGCCGCGCGCCGTTGGCCGCCGAACAGGTGCAAAGCACCCCAGGGTTGGGGCTGGAAGGCTTGGTGGCCGAACAGCGCCTGCGCATCGGCCAGCCCGGTTTTGTCTGCGAACTGAGTGGCGCCGCCGTACCGAAAATGCCGGACGAACCGGGGCAATGGCTGTTGCTGGGCAATGAGATCGGGCCACTGGCCTGGTTCGTCCTCGATGACCGCTTGCGCGTCGATGCCCCGGCCCTGCTGGCGGCCTGCAAGGCACGGGGTTGGCGGACATTGCTGCTATCGGGAGACAGTTCGCCGATGGTTGCCAGCGTCGCCGCCGAGCTGGGCATCGATGAAGCCCGCGGCGGCCTGCGCCCGGACGACAAACTGGCCGTGTTGCAGCAGTTGCACCAGCAGGGTCGCAAGGTGCTGATGCTCGGCGATGGCGTGAACGACGTGCCAGTGCTGGCGGCGGCGGACATCAGTGTCGCCATGGGTTCGGCCACTGACCTGGCCAAGACCAGCGCCGACGCGGTACTGCTGTCCAACCGCCTCGACGCCCTGATCCACGCCTTCAGCCTGGCCCGCCGCACCCGCCGGGTAATCATTGAGAACCTGGTGTGGGCAGGGCTGTACAATGGCCTCATGTTGCCGTTCGCCGCCCTCGGCTGGATTACGCCGGTGTGGGCCGCGGTCGGCATGTCCATCAGTTCGTTGACCGTGGTGTTGAATGCGCTGAGGCTGACGCGTCAGCCCAAGACGCCGGTTTTCGACGCCACGCCCGATACCCGCCCGCTGCCGGTCTGA
- a CDS encoding CcoQ/FixQ family Cbb3-type cytochrome c oxidase assembly chaperone, which translates to MDIGMIRGLGTVVVMVAFIGLALWVFSPKRKSEFEDATLLPFADDPEAIKHVEQASRSNKE; encoded by the coding sequence ATGGATATCGGGATGATTCGTGGCCTGGGCACCGTCGTCGTGATGGTTGCCTTTATCGGTCTGGCCTTGTGGGTGTTCAGCCCCAAGCGCAAGTCGGAGTTTGAAGACGCGACCTTGCTGCCGTTCGCGGATGATCCCGAAGCCATCAAGCACGTCGAGCAAGCTTCTAGGAGTAACAAAGAATGA
- the ccoS gene encoding cbb3-type cytochrome oxidase assembly protein CcoS, whose protein sequence is MPALYVMIPAALLIVAIAVYIFFWAVDSGQYDDLDGPAHSILFDDQDPNHKAAVDEASGEARKPDDKAPPHA, encoded by the coding sequence ATGCCAGCTCTCTACGTGATGATCCCCGCCGCGCTGCTGATCGTGGCCATCGCCGTGTACATTTTCTTCTGGGCCGTGGACAGCGGGCAGTACGACGACCTCGACGGTCCGGCCCACAGCATTCTGTTCGACGATCAGGACCCGAACCACAAGGCGGCAGTGGACGAAGCCAGTGGCGAGGCCCGCAAGCCGGACGACAAGGCCCCACCCCATGCTTGA
- a CDS encoding cbb3-type cytochrome oxidase subunit 3, with the protein MVLEMSTGMIRGLGTVVVFVAFIGLTLWVFSSKRRPEFAEARLLPFADEPPADIATPQDPATRSTRP; encoded by the coding sequence ATGGTTCTTGAAATGAGTACTGGAATGATCCGCGGCCTGGGCACGGTCGTGGTGTTCGTGGCCTTCATTGGCCTGACCCTGTGGGTATTCAGCAGCAAACGTCGTCCAGAGTTCGCCGAAGCGCGCCTGTTGCCGTTCGCCGACGAGCCACCTGCCGACATCGCCACCCCCCAAGACCCTGCAACAAGGAGTACCCGGCCATGA
- the ccoP gene encoding cytochrome-c oxidase, cbb3-type subunit III: MTTFWSLYVTVLSLGTIFALTWLLLSTRKGQRAEQTDETVGHSFDGIEEYDNPLPKWWFMLFVGTIVFALGYLVLYPGLGNWKGLLPGYNYLDTEKQTAFANGQTGWTGVHEWEKEMARSDAKFGPIFAKFASMPIEEVAKDPQALKMGGRLFASNCSVCHGSDAKGAYGFPNLTDADWRWGGEPETIKTTIMGGRHAVMPGWAAVVGEQGVADVASYLVTSLHGRKLPEGAKADPANGQKLFAANCVACHGPAGKGTPAMGAPDLTHPAGFIYGSSFAQLQQTIRYGRQGQMPAQADLQGNDKVHLLAAYVYSLSHGEKAPAADAQ, translated from the coding sequence ATGACTACGTTCTGGAGTCTGTACGTCACAGTCCTCAGTCTGGGAACAATCTTCGCCCTGACCTGGCTGCTGTTGTCGACCCGCAAGGGCCAGCGCGCCGAGCAAACGGACGAGACCGTTGGTCACTCGTTCGATGGCATCGAGGAATATGACAACCCACTGCCAAAATGGTGGTTCATGCTGTTCGTGGGCACCATTGTGTTCGCCCTCGGTTACCTGGTGCTCTACCCTGGCCTGGGCAACTGGAAAGGCCTGCTGCCAGGCTACAACTACCTGGACACCGAGAAGCAGACCGCCTTCGCCAACGGCCAGACTGGCTGGACCGGCGTCCATGAGTGGGAAAAGGAAATGGCTCGTTCGGACGCCAAGTTCGGTCCGATCTTCGCCAAGTTCGCCTCCATGCCGATCGAAGAAGTCGCCAAGGACCCGCAAGCCCTGAAGATGGGTGGCCGCCTGTTCGCCTCCAACTGCTCGGTTTGCCACGGTTCCGACGCCAAGGGTGCCTATGGCTTCCCCAACCTGACCGACGCCGACTGGCGCTGGGGCGGTGAACCGGAAACCATCAAGACCACCATCATGGGCGGTCGTCACGCCGTGATGCCGGGATGGGCTGCCGTGGTCGGCGAGCAAGGCGTCGCTGACGTGGCTTCCTACCTGGTGACCAGCCTGCACGGCCGCAAACTGCCGGAAGGCGCCAAGGCCGATCCGGCCAACGGCCAGAAACTGTTCGCGGCCAACTGCGTGGCCTGCCACGGCCCAGCCGGCAAGGGCACGCCCGCCATGGGCGCACCTGACCTGACGCATCCGGCCGGCTTCATCTATGGTTCGAGCTTCGCTCAACTGCAGCAGACCATCCGTTACGGCCGCCAGGGCCAGATGCCTGCCCAAGCGGACCTGCAAGGCAATGACAAGGTCCACTTGCTGGCCGCCTATGTCTACAGCCTGTCTCATGGCGAAAAGGCTCCGGCCGCTGACGCCCAGTAA
- a CDS encoding sulfite exporter TauE/SafE family protein, which produces MLDLAPLLVSAVILGLLGGGHCLGMCGGLMGALTLAIPKEQRSRRFRLLLAYNLGRILSYAAAGLLIGLAGWAVSNSPAAMIMRVLAGLLLIAMGLYLAGWWSGLTRIESVGRGLWRHIQPVANRLLPVSSLPRALLLGALWGWLPCGLVYSTLLWSASQGNALDSALLMLAFGLGTWPVLLATGLAAERVTALLRKRSVRMAGGLLVIVFGVWTLPGPHQHWLMGH; this is translated from the coding sequence ATGCTTGATCTGGCGCCACTGCTGGTTTCGGCGGTTATCCTTGGCCTGCTCGGCGGCGGACACTGCCTGGGCATGTGCGGCGGACTGATGGGCGCCCTGACCCTGGCGATTCCCAAGGAACAACGCAGCCGGCGCTTTCGGTTGCTGCTGGCGTACAACCTGGGGCGGATCCTGAGCTACGCCGCCGCCGGGTTGCTGATTGGCCTGGCCGGTTGGGCCGTGTCCAATAGCCCGGCAGCGATGATCATGCGAGTGCTGGCCGGCTTGCTGTTGATTGCCATGGGCTTGTACCTGGCGGGATGGTGGAGCGGCCTGACCCGCATCGAAAGCGTGGGGCGTGGCTTGTGGCGGCACATCCAGCCGGTCGCCAACCGCTTGCTGCCGGTGTCGAGCCTGCCCCGGGCCTTGCTGCTCGGCGCGCTATGGGGCTGGCTGCCGTGCGGTCTGGTCTACAGCACCCTGTTGTGGTCCGCCAGCCAGGGCAATGCCCTGGACAGCGCGCTGCTGATGCTCGCCTTCGGCCTGGGCACCTGGCCGGTGCTGCTCGCCACCGGCCTGGCCGCCGAACGCGTCACCGCCCTGCTGCGCAAACGCAGCGTGCGCATGGCCGGTGGCTTGTTGGTGATTGTTTTCGGGGTATGGACACTGCCGGGGCCGCATCAACATTGGCTCATGGGGCATTGA